One part of the Eucalyptus grandis isolate ANBG69807.140 chromosome 10, ASM1654582v1, whole genome shotgun sequence genome encodes these proteins:
- the LOC104422606 gene encoding formate dehydrogenase, mitochondrial, producing the protein MAMKRAGVSAIRALCSSPDLTRGVHSTAGSKKIVGVFYKANEYAELNPNFVGTVERGLGIRDWLESQGHQYVVTDDKEGPDCELEKHLSDLHVLITTPFHPAYVTAERIKKAKNLQLLLTAGIGSDHIDLKTAAEAGLTVAEVTGSNVVSVAEDELMRILILVRNFLPGYHQVINGDWNVAGIAHRAYDLEGKTVGTVGAGRIGRLLLQRLKPFNCNLLYHDRIKIDPELEVQTGAKFEQDLDTMLPKCDIIVLNTPLTEKTRGMLDKERISKLKKGVLIVNNARGALVDTQAVADACTSGHIGGYSGDVWFPQPAPKDHPWRYMPNQAMTPHISGTTIDAQLRYAAGTKDMLDRYFKGEEFPLQNYIVREGVLAPQYR; encoded by the exons ATGGCCATGAAGCGCGCCGGTGTGTCTGCCATCAGAGCTCTGTGTTCGTCTCCAGACTTGACCCGAGGCGTCCAT TCTACTGCTGGAAGCAAGAAGATCGTGGGTGTGTTCTACAAGGCCAATGAGTATGCCGAGTTGAATCCCAATTTCGTGGGCACTGTCGAGAGAGGTCTGGGCATACGCGACTGGCTGGAATCGCAGGGCCATCAGTACGTAGTCACAGATGACAAAGAGGGACCAGACTGCG AACTTGAAAAGCATCTTTCCGATCTTCATGTCCTCATAACGACCCCTTTTCACCCGGCTTACGTTACTGCGGAAAGGATTAAGAAGGCAAAGAATTTGCAGCTTCTTCTCACTGCTGGGATTGGTTCCGATCACATCGATTTGAAGACTGCAGCCGAAGCAGGGTTGACAGTTGCGGAAGTCACTGGAAGCAATGTCGTTTCAGTTGCAGAGGATGAGCTCATGAGAATCCTCATTCTTGTAAGGAACTTTTTGCCTGGATATCATCAGGTCATCAATGGGGACTGGAATGTGGCCGGCATAGCACACAGAGCTTACGATCTCGAAGGAAAAACTGTCGGGACTGTCGGTGCTGGGCGAATTGGCAGGCTTTTGCTACAGAGATTGAAGCCTTTCAACTGCAATCTCCTCTATCACGACCGCATCAAAATCGACCCGGAACTGGAGGTTCAGACTGGTGCAAAATTCGAGCAGGACCTTGATACAATGCTTCCGAAATGCGACATAATCGTTCTCAACACCCCTCTGACTGAGAAAACCAG AGGAATGCTTGATAAAGAGAGGATTTCCAAGCTGAAGAAAGGTGTCCTTATCGTCAACAATGCTAGAGGAGCGCTGGTGGATACACAAGCTGTTGCCGACGCCTGCACCAGTGGACACATCGGAG GTTATAGTGGTGATGTTTGGTTCCCCCAACCAGCACCCAAGGACCACCCCTGGCGGTACATGCCGAACCAGGCCATGACGCCTCATATTTCCGGCACAACTATCGATGCGCAG CTGCGATATGCAGCCGGAACCAAAGACATGCTGGATAGGTACTTCAAGGGAGAGGAATTCCCTCTCCAGAATTACATCGTCAGGGAGGGCGTGCTGGCCCCTCAGTACCGGTGA
- the LOC104422607 gene encoding formate dehydrogenase, mitochondrial: MAMKRAGVSAISALCSSPNLTRGVHSTAGSKKIVGVFYKANEYAELNPDFVGTVERGLGIRDWLESRGHQYIVTDDKEGPDCELEKHLSDLHVLITTPFHPAYVTAERIKKAKNLQLLLTAGIGSDHIDLKAAAEAGLTVAEVTGSNVVSVAEDELMRILILVRNFLPGYHQVINGDWNVAGIAHRAYDLEGKTVGTVGAGRIGRLLLQRLKPFNCNLLYHDRIKIDPELENQTGAKFEEDLDVMLPKCDIIVLNTPLTEKTRGMLDKERISKLKKGVLIVNNARGALVDTQAVADACASGQIGGYSGDVWFPQPAPKDHPWRYMPNQAMTPHISGTTIDAQLRYAAGTKDMLDRYFKGEEFPVQNYIVKEGVLAPQYQ, translated from the exons TCTACTGCTGGAAGCAAGAAGATCGTGGGTGTGTTCTACAAGGCCAATGAGTATGCCGAGTTGAATCCCGATTTCGTGGGCACTGTCGAGAGAGGTCTGGGCATACGTGATTGGCTGGAATCGCGAGGCCATCAGTACATTGTCACAGATGACAAAGAGGGACCAGACTGCG AACTTGAAAAGCATCTTTCCGATCTTCATGTCCTCATAACGACCCCCTTTCACCCTGCTTATGTTACTGCGGAAAGGATTAAGAAGGCGAAGAATTTGCAGCTTCTTCTCACTGCTGGGATTGGTTCTGATCACATTGATTTGAAGGCTGCGGCCGAAGCAGGGTTGACAGTTGCAGAAGTCACTGGAAGCAATGTCGTTTCAGTTGCAGAGGATGAGCTCATGAGAATACTCATTCTTGTAAGGAACTTTTTGCCTGGATATCATCAGGTCATCAATGGGGACTGGAATGTGGCCGGCATAGCGCACCGAGCTTACGATCTTGAAGGAAAGACTGTCGGGACTGTTGGTGCTGGACGAATTGGCAGGCTTTTGCTACAGAGATTGAAGCCTTTCAACTGCAATCTCCTCTATCACGACCGCATCAAAATCGACCCAGAACTGGAGAATCAGACTGGTGCAAAATTCGAGGAGGACCTTGATGTGATGCTTCCGAAATGCGACATAATCGTGCTCAACACCCCTCTGACTGAGAAAACAAG AGGAATGCTCGATAAAGAGAGGATTTCCAAGCTGAAGAAAGGTGTCCTTATCGTCAACAATGCTAGAGGAGCGCTGGTGGATACACAAGCAGTTGCCGACGCCTGTGCCAGTGGACAAATTGGAG GTTATAGTGGGGATGTTTGGTTCCCGCAGCCGGCACCCAAGGACCACCCCTGGCGATACATGCCTAACCAGGCCATGACGCCTCATATTTCTGGCACAACTATTGACGCCCAG CTGCGATACGCGGCCGGAACCAAAGACATGCTGGATAGGTACTTCAAGGGAGAGGAATTCCCAGTCCAGAATTACATCGTCAAGGAGGGCGTTCTGGCCCCTCAGTACCAGTGA